The DNA sequence TGTTCTGCACCGAGTTGAAACAGTCATTTTCACAACTCTGTTTGTTTGTAAGCAGGATTGTTCTGGTCTCTATCGCGCTCGCCGTCGTTAACATCGGGGCAGTGTCGAACGCCCAGCCACCGACGCCGGGGTACAAAAAGTTACCGCCCGATGGCATTCAAATCGATGCGGCCGATCGGCAGCGATTACAAGTCCGCCTCGACGAACTCAAGAATCGAGCGACGCAAACGGTTCAACAATCAAGTGACCCCGAGGTTTGGTATGCCGATGTCGCGGTGCTGACTCGGGCGGTTGACTTGGCGATTAACCAAAACTTGTTTTTCAAACCCGCACATGTCAACGATGCATCCAAGCTGCTTGATGAAGCCGATCGCCGTTTGGAAGCAGTCGTTGCCGGTGACCGAGGTTTGAAACTGCTCGGATTTGACCCGGACAAAACTGCGAAACCACAAACGTTGGTCGCCGGATTTGTTTCGCGAATCGATGACTCGGTACAGCCATTTGGGATCGTCGTACCGGCTGGTTATTCGTTGCCCCAACACGAGCAAGCTTTTCGAACCGATATCTGGTTACACGGTCGAGGTGATACCAAAACGGAGATCCCATTTTTGACCGAGCGGATGAACAAAGTTGGGCAGTATGCTCCCCGAGATACCTTTGTTATTCATCCGTTTGGACGGCACTGCAATGCCTTTAAATTCGCCGGCGAGACCGACGTTTATGAAGCCCTTCAGGCGGCAGAGCGATACTTCCGCATCGATTCACAGCGAACCAGTATTCGTGGTTTTTCGATGGGCGGAGCCGGCTGTTGGCACTTCGCCGTTCATGACCCGACGCGTTGGATGGCGGCTAACCCGGGAGCCGGTTTTGTTGACACCATCGTCTATCAAGGGTGGCAAAACGAGATGCCATTTAATAAGACGCCGACGATGGAAAAATTGTTGCGGTGGTATGACGTCTTGCCATGGGCGAACAATCTCCGCGGAACCAATGTGATTGCCTATAGCGGCGAGGTTGACAAACAGAAGCAGGCCGCCGATCGCGTGGCCCAAAAGGTCGATGAGTTGGGCTTTGAATTTCCGTACGTGATCGGTGCCGAAATGGGGCACAAGATCAATCAAGAATCGGTAGCCAAAATCGATCAACAAATCGCATCGTGGGCTGGCGATGTCGCACCGCTACCAAAGCCCAAAGTGGAATTTGTGACTTATACGCTACGATACAACACCGCCGATTGGGTTCGCATCACGGGGATGGTGGAGCATTGGACGAAAGCGTCCGTCAAAGCAACGGTTGATACCGATGCGGCCTCGATTGAGATGAATACCGAAGGCGTCACGCACCTCGAACTGGATTTTTCGCGTTCCGGATGGGCCGGGAAATCTGACGTGGTTGACGTCACGATCGATGGTCAGCAAGCGACCTTGGTCGACATGGGCAACTCGCGAGGTTTTCAGTGCCGGTTGATTCGACAGGATGACGGCGAATGGACAAAACAATCGTTCGGGCAACAGCCTCTTCGTAAGCGACCGGGATTACAAGGTCCGATTGACGATGCGTTTTGCGAACGGTTTGTGATCGTCTTGCCCAGTCGGCCCGCGCGGCACGGGCGAGTCCAACGCTGGATCGATCGGGAGACCGATTATTTGCAAAGCCGCTGGAAACGCTTGATGCGCGGTGACATCCAAGTCGTCCAAGATCGTGATTTGACTGACGATCAGATCGCCACTTGCAATCTCATTTGCTTTGGCGACTTCAGCAGCAACCGCGTCTTATTTAATGTCGCAGACTCGCTA is a window from the Roseiconus lacunae genome containing:
- a CDS encoding prolyl oligopeptidase family serine peptidase, with the protein product MKGLFCTELKQSFSQLCLFVSRIVLVSIALAVVNIGAVSNAQPPTPGYKKLPPDGIQIDAADRQRLQVRLDELKNRATQTVQQSSDPEVWYADVAVLTRAVDLAINQNLFFKPAHVNDASKLLDEADRRLEAVVAGDRGLKLLGFDPDKTAKPQTLVAGFVSRIDDSVQPFGIVVPAGYSLPQHEQAFRTDIWLHGRGDTKTEIPFLTERMNKVGQYAPRDTFVIHPFGRHCNAFKFAGETDVYEALQAAERYFRIDSQRTSIRGFSMGGAGCWHFAVHDPTRWMAANPGAGFVDTIVYQGWQNEMPFNKTPTMEKLLRWYDVLPWANNLRGTNVIAYSGEVDKQKQAADRVAQKVDELGFEFPYVIGAEMGHKINQESVAKIDQQIASWAGDVAPLPKPKVEFVTYTLRYNTADWVRITGMVEHWTKASVKATVDTDAASIEMNTEGVTHLELDFSRSGWAGKSDVVDVTIDGQQATLVDMGNSRGFQCRLIRQDDGEWTKQSFGQQPLRKRPGLQGPIDDAFCERFVIVLPSRPARHGRVQRWIDRETDYLQSRWKRLMRGDIQVVQDRDLTDDQIATCNLICFGDFSSNRVLFNVADSLPIRWTRQTLVVAGKSYDPADHAPVMCFPNPMNPSRYIVVNSGMTFREFSNVSNSRQIAMLPDYAVINVTEEDDSIFPGTVVDQGFFDEQWQFAGGGN